From Brevibacillus marinus, a single genomic window includes:
- a CDS encoding AAA family ATPase, with protein sequence MTQPVNTTLNSREAEPSHRIQVIINHPAAAHQPRTLAEMVRNTAGEHLVQVFDELERMIGLAEAKQVMYEIYALLRINQEREKHKLKQEKQVYHMVFTGNPGTGKTTVARIVGKIFKQMGILAKGHLIEVERADLVGEFIGHTAQKTRDLIKKALGGILFIDEAYSLARGGEKDFGREAIDCLTKAMEDQKNEFICILAGYTEEMNEFLSLNPGMPSRFPIHIHFRDYSVDELLQIAELLAAEKEYVLSAKAKEKLRRQLYALRSDPFQLHFSNARYVRNQIEQAIRAQAVRLLKTAEPSREELLLLRSEDFTFAQKG encoded by the coding sequence GTGACGCAACCGGTGAACACAACGCTGAACAGCAGAGAAGCAGAGCCTTCCCACCGCATACAGGTCATCATCAATCATCCTGCTGCCGCCCATCAACCCCGCACGCTGGCGGAAATGGTGCGGAACACGGCAGGGGAACATCTCGTGCAGGTGTTTGACGAGTTGGAGCGGATGATCGGCCTCGCCGAGGCAAAACAGGTGATGTACGAGATCTACGCTCTGTTGCGGATCAATCAGGAGCGGGAAAAGCACAAATTGAAGCAGGAAAAACAGGTGTATCACATGGTGTTTACGGGCAATCCGGGGACGGGCAAAACCACAGTGGCCCGCATCGTCGGCAAGATTTTCAAACAAATGGGCATTCTCGCGAAAGGGCATTTAATTGAAGTGGAACGTGCCGATCTGGTCGGGGAATTTATCGGTCACACCGCGCAAAAGACGAGGGATTTGATCAAAAAAGCGCTGGGTGGCATTCTTTTTATCGACGAGGCGTATTCGCTGGCCAGAGGCGGCGAAAAGGACTTTGGGCGGGAAGCGATTGACTGTTTGACGAAAGCGATGGAGGACCAAAAGAACGAGTTTATTTGCATTCTCGCCGGCTACACGGAGGAGATGAACGAGTTTTTGTCGCTCAATCCCGGCATGCCGTCGCGCTTTCCGATCCACATCCACTTTCGCGATTACAGCGTGGATGAGCTGCTGCAAATCGCGGAACTGCTGGCGGCCGAGAAAGAGTACGTCCTGTCGGCGAAGGCCAAGGAGAAGCTGCGGCGGCAACTGTACGCCCTGCGCAGCGATCCCTTCCAGCTGCACTTCAGCAATGCCCGCTATGTTCGCAATCAGATCGAACAGGCGATCCGCGCGCAGGCCGTGCGCCTGCTCAAGACAGCCGAGCCGTCGCGCGAGGAACTGCTGCTGCTGCGCTCGGAAGATTTCACGTTTGCGCAAAAAGGATGA